The genomic DNA AAAATCGTTCACTatcgtttgacagctgtcacacGCATCAGTCGTTTGACAGTGTGCGCGCCATTGTTGAAGCTCTCATGgaatgttgttttgtgtgcgaCGGTTGTTTTGGGTAACTTCCGTGTATCGTCCACGCGGCTAGCAACCGCGTGTGGTGGAAGAACACAGGTGGGTAAACTATAAGTTATCTTAAATAAGGCACGTGTTTACAATTATGTTCCGTTCAGAATCCGTTTCGCAGTGTTCGTGTCCGGTTTGGCAGTGGTCATGGGTTAcactgtggtgtggtgtgttttgctttagtAGTTGTAGCCACCGTTGGATGCGTACGACTGGGGCAGTGTGGCCGGAACCTGCGATGGGCCACCGGAGCTGTAGCCACCGGACGAGTGCGACGGACCACCCGAGCTGTATCCGCCGGCCGACTGTGAGTTGCGTCCGTTCGACGAGAAGCTGCTGGCCGAGAAGGAAGCCTGCGAGAATCCGTTGCCGGTCGAGCTTACCTGGTAGCTACCACCGACGTTACCGTTGCCTCCGAAAGAGGAACCACCGGTCGAGCCGAAGCTTGGGGCACCGTACTGGCTGGAAGGCTGCTGGGCGGGCGCACCGTACTGGCTGGATGGAGTTTGAGCTGGGGCTCCGTACTGAGAGGATGGGGTTTGGGCTGGGGCTCCGTACTGCGAGGACGGGGTTTGGGCTGGGGCTCCGTACTGCTGCGATGGGCGCGATGGAGCAGGTGCACCGTACTGGCTAGAGGGAGTTTGAGCTGGGGCTCCGTACTGGGAAGATGGAGTCTGGGCTGGGGCTCCGTACTGGGACGAGGGAGTCTGAGCTGGGGCTCCGTACTGAGAGGATGGGGTTTGGGCTGGGGCTCCGTATTGCTGCGACGGACGCGAAGGAGTCTGAGCTGGTGCTCCGTACTGTTGGGATGGGCGCGATGGAGCAGGTGCTCCATACTGGCTGGATGGGGTCTGAGCTGGGGCTCCGTATTGGCTGGATGGGGTCTGAGCTGGGGCTCCGTATTGGCTGGATGGGGTCTGAGCTGGGGCACCGTACTGAGAGGAGGGAGTCTGAGCGGGAGCTCCATACTGCTGCGATGGGCGCGATGGAGCAGGGGCTCCATACTGGCTGGACGGGGTCTGAGCAGGGGCACCGTACTGAGACGAGGGAGTCTGAGCTGGGGCACCATACTGGCTAGAAGGCTGCTGCGCTGGGGCACCATACTGGCTAGAAGGCTGCTGAGCTGGAGCTCCGTACTGGCTGGACGGGGTCTGAGCTGGGGCACCATACTGGCTAGAAGGCTGCTGGGCGGGGGCACCATACTGGCTGGACGGGGTCTGAGCTGGGGCTCCATATTGAGACGAGGGAGTCTGAGCCGGAGCTCCGTACTGCTGCGACGGTTGACGAGCTGGTCCACGA from Anopheles stephensi strain Indian chromosome 2, UCI_ANSTEP_V1.0, whole genome shotgun sequence includes the following:
- the LOC118502851 gene encoding pro-resilin — its product is MMVFHRNRAVALVVLVCSAVLVPARASTSLAKREAPLLPSGSYLPPSGGAGGYPAAQTPSSSYGAPTGGAGSWSGNGNGGRGHSNNGGGQSFGGPSAPSQSYGAPSFGGPSAGGFGGHSSGGFGGQGGNGNGNGNGYSSGRPSSQYGPPQQQQQQQQQSFRPPSTSYGVPAAPSQSYGAPSQQQGNGGNGGYSSGRPSSQYGAPSQSNGNGFGSGRPSSSYGAPSRPSSQYGAPSAGNGNGYSGNGNGRSYSNGNGHSNGNGNGNNGYSRGPARQPSQQYGAPAQTPSSQYGAPAQTPSSQYGAPAQQPSSQYGAPAQTPSSQYGAPAQQPSSQYGAPAQQPSSQYGAPAQTPSSQYGAPAQTPSSQYGAPAPSRPSQQYGAPAQTPSSQYGAPAQTPSSQYGAPAQTPSSQYGAPAQTPSSQYGAPAPSRPSQQYGAPAQTPSRPSQQYGAPAQTPSSQYGAPAQTPSSQYGAPAQTPSSQYGAPAQTPSSQYGAPAPSRPSQQYGAPAQTPSSQYGAPAQTPSSQYGAPAQTPSSQYGAPAQQPSSQYGAPSFGSTGGSSFGGNGNVGGSYQVSSTGNGFSQASFSASSFSSNGRNSQSAGGYSSGGPSHSSGGYSSGGPSQVPATLPQSYASNGGYNY